One genomic region from uncultured Subdoligranulum sp. encodes:
- a CDS encoding helix-turn-helix transcriptional regulator: MIGRNCKRLRQRAGLTQEELAERLHVTRQAVSAWETEKNRLDAETLVVLAEALGADVQELLYGPGVVQAPFARYQRRYRVCTAISAVVVIAWLIMEVTLKPYLIRQAAQTFIPYPSIAYFLAVPALGVLGLGCLIPSLASLWVDIRVRNIPARRVLLVLGLVGLCYYLVWLTIYLGLWPVFLYDLKPVQFLVGHWFLPLFTGDHELFRLGPLFFSGGFLFLALNR; the protein is encoded by the coding sequence ATGATCGGACGGAATTGCAAGCGGCTGCGCCAGCGCGCAGGACTGACCCAGGAAGAGCTGGCGGAGCGGCTCCATGTGACCCGGCAGGCTGTGTCCGCCTGGGAGACCGAGAAGAACCGTCTGGACGCCGAGACACTGGTCGTCCTGGCGGAGGCGCTGGGCGCCGATGTTCAGGAGCTGCTCTACGGCCCCGGCGTGGTGCAGGCCCCCTTCGCCCGGTACCAGCGGCGGTATCGGGTGTGCACGGCGATCTCCGCTGTGGTGGTGATCGCCTGGCTGATTATGGAGGTAACCCTGAAGCCCTATCTCATCCGTCAAGCGGCCCAGACCTTCATTCCGTATCCCAGTATAGCCTATTTCCTGGCCGTGCCTGCTCTGGGAGTTCTGGGACTGGGCTGCCTGATCCCCTCCCTGGCCTCTCTCTGGGTGGACATCCGGGTCCGCAACATCCCGGCACGACGTGTACTGCTGGTTCTGGGACTTGTGGGCCTGTGTTACTACCTTGTATGGCTGACCATCTATCTGGGCCTGTGGCCCGTTTTTCTCTACGACTTGAAACCCGTGCAGTTTCTCGTGGGGCATTGGTTTCTCCCTCTGTTCACGGGGGACCATGAGCTGTTCCGGCTGGGCCCCCTCTTTTTCTCCGGCGGGTTTTTGTTCCTGGCCCTGAACCGCTGA
- a CDS encoding ABC transporter permease, whose product MHVVLAELRKLRRYGMVKAGCLVTILAALYGFAPALARDGVQKTFPLVMNNLLESNCIYFFPAMIVLIGGCMARREYTDDTLKNLLTVPLSLRRLLLGKLAVLFFMTAGFSVLSFLLGTALCFAMGLPDAALPVLAEWLARIVAGNLLVFVAVLPLTILASLFVEGVYACTASAFVYGFFASMEAAMLNYYPAKAVLILVDPRCGAGYDFVHYSPASAALTLLAVLVGSVVLFALVHPGQGLNKVKSPKKVARAKGW is encoded by the coding sequence ATGCATGTTGTGCTTGCCGAACTCAGAAAACTCAGACGATACGGCATGGTCAAGGCAGGATGCCTTGTGACGATCCTGGCGGCTTTGTACGGCTTTGCCCCGGCGCTGGCCCGCGACGGGGTGCAAAAGACCTTTCCGCTGGTGATGAACAATCTTCTGGAGAGCAACTGTATCTACTTTTTCCCCGCCATGATCGTCCTGATTGGCGGCTGTATGGCCCGCCGGGAATATACCGACGATACCCTGAAAAACCTCCTGACCGTTCCTCTCTCCCTCCGGCGGCTTCTGCTGGGCAAACTGGCGGTGCTCTTTTTCATGACGGCGGGGTTCAGCGTCCTCAGTTTCCTGCTGGGGACCGCCCTGTGTTTTGCCATGGGGCTGCCCGATGCCGCCCTGCCCGTCCTTGCAGAATGGCTGGCCCGGATCGTGGCAGGAAACCTGCTGGTGTTCGTGGCGGTGCTTCCCCTTACCATCCTAGCCTCCCTGTTTGTGGAGGGGGTGTATGCCTGCACCGCGTCGGCATTCGTCTACGGATTTTTTGCTTCCATGGAAGCCGCCATGCTGAATTATTACCCGGCCAAGGCGGTGCTGATCCTGGTGGACCCCCGATGCGGCGCCGGCTACGATTTTGTGCACTATTCCCCGGCGTCCGCTGCCCTCACGCTGCTGGCGGTCCTGGTGGGTTCGGTGGTGCTTTTTGCCCTTGTGCATCCGGGCCAAGGGCTGAACAAAGTAAAATCACCGAAAAAGGTTGCCCGGGCCAAGGGCTGGTGA
- a CDS encoding lysoplasmalogenase → MNIPYIVGMGAAYTAALGLLVRRLRLPGRGYLPEKILCSLCFVAVAAVCAALGSRPEAFWHLLPALLCCVAGDVMLALYNHLRRPRLFLAGLGAFLAGHALFVWGLCRLQPMGWPVPLAAVLGAVGVAVLSALPGMQTGRMRPCVVVYAAFVSALLGKGLQLAVGMGQPWCFLVLAGAALFWISDLLILFLYFYPSRHPAVHVANLLTYYYAMFFIAVSLAF, encoded by the coding sequence GTGAACATACCATACATCGTGGGAATGGGCGCGGCCTACACCGCCGCCCTGGGGCTGCTGGTGCGGCGGCTGCGCCTGCCGGGGCGGGGCTATCTGCCCGAAAAAATACTGTGCAGCCTCTGCTTTGTGGCTGTGGCGGCGGTGTGCGCTGCCCTGGGCAGCCGTCCTGAAGCTTTCTGGCATTTGCTGCCGGCGCTGCTGTGCTGTGTGGCGGGGGATGTGATGCTGGCGCTCTACAACCACCTGCGCCGTCCTAGGTTGTTTCTGGCGGGGCTGGGGGCCTTTCTGGCCGGGCACGCCCTGTTTGTGTGGGGCCTGTGCCGGCTGCAGCCCATGGGCTGGCCGGTGCCGCTGGCCGCGGTGCTGGGGGCGGTCGGTGTGGCGGTGCTGTCCGCCCTGCCGGGCATGCAGACCGGGCGGATGCGCCCCTGCGTGGTGGTTTACGCAGCCTTTGTCTCGGCGCTGCTGGGCAAGGGACTGCAGCTGGCCGTTGGCATGGGGCAGCCCTGGTGCTTTCTGGTGCTGGCCGGGGCGGCGCTCTTCTGGATCTCCGATCTCTTGATCCTGTTTTTGTATTTTTACCCTTCCCGGCACCCCGCCGTGCATGTGGCCAATCTTTTGACCTACTACTATGCCATGTTCTTCATCGCTGTCAGCCTCGCGTTCTGA
- a CDS encoding GH36-type glycosyl hydrolase domain-containing protein: MQHPHFIDADGSFTLDRPEEISQLYFPLASEAGLKSCVSPDLGGDAKLDQETFLLEPVSVENLHNNRSTRNFWLAGANGTALSLTGASAAQQAVKFTPAQDDSRLTAGFMWHTLERTLKPAGVHATLTSFVPVRDNVEVLSVTVENITDSTLTFTPYGAVPLYGRSADNLRDHRNVTSMLHRIRTTVHGVRVCPTMSFDERGHRPNQKVYYLLGYGADGQAPAAFYPTVEEFIGEGGSFTHPRAVLENYPGVPAGACRAGREAMGAFRFAPLTLAPGASARYILLLGVEESDKAIDRLFARYDTAAKVDAALAETRRYWKEKVNVAFATGDADGDRLMKWVCFQPYLRRLFGCSFLPHHDYGRGGRGWRDLWQDCLSLLLMEPGQVGRMIEANFGGVRVDGTNATIIGAGDGNFIADRNGIARVWMDHALWPQMTTQLYLDQTGDLALLDRKAPYFKDPQAMRGNGIDEAWAPEQGSWQRTEAGEVYRGTLLEHLLLQQLTAFYDVGEHNLYRLRGADWNDALDMAADRGESVAFTCAYAGNLRTLAALLRQLDGRSPGGEAELMEELTVLLRPGQDYDDREGKRALLGQYLERCRHTLSGRTVRVPLTDLADDLEKRADWLTGHLRRQEWIDGGEEGWFNSYYDNDGQRVEGFFPAGVRMMLTGQVFAVMGGVADEEQVRRIVRSADHYLYRPEIGGYRLNTDFGELKFNLGRMFGFAYGEKENGAVFSHMTVMYANALYRRGFAREGWKALKTLADAALHFETSRIYPGIPEYFSTDGRGVYHYLTGAASWFMLTMITQAFGVRGEAGDLLLAPQLTAEQFDETGTAELRLTFAGRPLTVRYHNAARKEAGSYRLGEVRCGDTAVTPGADGTVKLPRALVEQLPAEGGLITAELV, from the coding sequence TTGCAGCATCCTCATTTTATCGATGCGGACGGCAGTTTCACACTGGACCGCCCCGAAGAGATCAGCCAGCTGTATTTCCCGCTGGCTTCCGAAGCCGGGCTGAAGAGCTGTGTTTCACCGGACCTGGGCGGCGACGCCAAGCTGGACCAGGAGACCTTTCTGCTGGAGCCGGTGAGTGTGGAAAACCTGCACAACAACCGCTCCACCCGGAATTTCTGGCTGGCGGGGGCGAACGGCACCGCCCTTTCGCTGACCGGCGCGTCGGCGGCCCAGCAGGCGGTGAAGTTCACCCCCGCCCAGGACGACAGCCGCCTGACGGCGGGCTTTATGTGGCACACTCTGGAACGCACACTGAAACCGGCGGGGGTGCATGCCACCCTGACCAGCTTTGTGCCGGTGAGGGACAATGTGGAAGTGCTCAGCGTCACGGTGGAAAACATCACCGACAGCACCCTCACCTTCACCCCCTACGGGGCGGTGCCCCTCTACGGCCGCAGCGCCGACAACCTGCGGGACCACCGCAACGTGACCTCCATGCTCCACCGCATCCGCACCACCGTCCACGGGGTGCGGGTCTGCCCCACCATGTCCTTTGACGAGCGGGGCCACCGGCCCAACCAAAAAGTCTACTATCTGCTGGGCTACGGCGCCGACGGCCAGGCCCCGGCAGCCTTCTACCCCACGGTGGAGGAGTTCATCGGGGAGGGCGGCAGCTTCACCCATCCCCGGGCGGTGCTGGAAAACTACCCCGGCGTGCCGGCGGGAGCCTGCCGCGCCGGACGGGAGGCCATGGGCGCCTTCCGCTTTGCTCCCCTGACCCTGGCCCCCGGTGCCTCGGCCCGGTACATCCTGCTGCTGGGGGTGGAGGAGAGCGACAAGGCCATCGACCGGCTCTTTGCCCGGTATGACACCGCCGCCAAGGTGGACGCCGCCCTGGCCGAGACCCGCCGCTACTGGAAGGAAAAGGTCAACGTGGCCTTTGCCACCGGCGACGCCGACGGCGACCGGCTGATGAAGTGGGTCTGCTTCCAGCCCTACCTGCGGCGGCTCTTCGGCTGCTCCTTCCTGCCCCACCACGACTACGGCCGGGGCGGCCGGGGCTGGCGGGACCTGTGGCAGGACTGCCTTTCCCTGCTGCTCATGGAACCCGGTCAGGTGGGCCGGATGATCGAGGCCAACTTCGGCGGCGTGCGGGTGGACGGCACCAACGCCACCATCATCGGCGCCGGGGACGGCAACTTCATCGCCGACCGCAACGGCATTGCCCGGGTCTGGATGGACCACGCCCTCTGGCCCCAGATGACCACCCAGCTCTATCTGGACCAGACCGGCGACCTGGCCCTGCTGGACCGCAAGGCCCCCTACTTCAAGGACCCCCAGGCGATGCGGGGCAACGGCATCGACGAGGCCTGGGCCCCCGAACAAGGCAGCTGGCAGCGCACCGAAGCCGGGGAGGTCTACCGCGGCACCCTGCTGGAACACCTGCTGCTCCAGCAGCTCACCGCCTTCTACGACGTGGGCGAACACAACCTCTACCGCCTGCGGGGAGCCGACTGGAACGACGCCCTGGATATGGCCGCCGACCGCGGCGAGAGCGTGGCCTTCACCTGCGCCTACGCGGGCAATCTGCGGACGCTGGCGGCCCTGCTCCGCCAGCTGGACGGGCGCAGCCCCGGCGGCGAAGCGGAGCTGATGGAGGAACTGACGGTGCTGCTGCGCCCCGGCCAGGACTACGACGACCGGGAAGGCAAGCGGGCACTGCTGGGACAGTACCTGGAGCGCTGCCGCCACACCCTGAGCGGCCGCACCGTGCGGGTGCCCCTGACCGACCTGGCCGACGACCTGGAAAAGCGGGCGGACTGGCTCACCGGCCATCTGCGCCGCCAGGAATGGATCGACGGCGGCGAGGAGGGCTGGTTCAACAGCTACTACGACAACGACGGCCAGCGGGTGGAAGGGTTCTTCCCCGCCGGTGTGCGGATGATGCTCACCGGGCAGGTCTTTGCCGTCATGGGCGGGGTGGCCGACGAGGAACAGGTGCGCCGCATCGTGCGCAGCGCCGACCACTACCTCTACCGCCCCGAGATCGGCGGCTACCGGCTGAACACCGATTTCGGCGAACTGAAATTCAACCTGGGCCGGATGTTCGGCTTTGCCTACGGCGAGAAGGAGAACGGCGCCGTCTTCAGCCACATGACGGTGATGTACGCCAACGCCCTCTACCGCCGGGGCTTTGCCAGGGAGGGCTGGAAGGCCCTGAAAACCCTGGCCGACGCCGCCCTGCACTTTGAGACCAGCCGCATCTACCCTGGCATTCCCGAATACTTCTCCACCGACGGGCGGGGGGTCTACCACTACCTCACCGGCGCGGCCAGCTGGTTCATGCTGACGATGATCACCCAGGCCTTCGGCGTCCGGGGCGAGGCCGGCGACCTGCTGCTGGCCCCCCAGCTCACCGCCGAACAGTTTGATGAAACCGGCACCGCCGAACTGCGGCTGACTTTTGCGGGCCGCCCGCTGACGGTGCGCTACCATAACGCCGCCCGCAAGGAGGCCGGCAGCTACCGCCTGGGCGAAGTGCGGTGCGGCGACACCGCCGTGACCCCCGGCGCCGACGGCACCGTGAAGCTGCCCCGCGCCCTGGTAGAGCAGCTGCCCGCCGAGGGCGGCCTGATCACGGCGGAACTGGTATAA
- a CDS encoding ABC transporter permease: MRKLVWCELYKLKRSKSLLLLTSLALLFPAALTVFTRSSLADAADITDFHAFYDSLVNYTLAYGAMLLLPCLFGCIGALLFFSERDCDTFKNLQAIPVTRNQLIFAKLGVLYLWSELYALCSGLAVTLFCFVLEPRTLYDVPFKLVCFLLAGITMATVSLPVVVLVIYSNQSYLLSLLLSFLYAVVNWLLLILFASHEALSLWLPLLNGLMFVSRLLAWRKAALGLASLTPPPSGAYLRVVLYLLFIFGVCVLLLVRFYKKWSR, translated from the coding sequence TTGCGTAAACTGGTCTGGTGCGAACTGTACAAGCTCAAACGCAGCAAAAGCCTTCTGCTCCTGACTTCCCTGGCCCTGCTTTTTCCGGCGGCCCTCACAGTGTTTACAAGATCCAGTCTGGCGGATGCCGCGGACATAACAGATTTTCATGCTTTCTATGACAGTCTGGTCAACTATACGCTGGCCTACGGCGCCATGTTGCTGCTGCCCTGCCTGTTTGGCTGCATTGGCGCCCTTCTCTTCTTTTCGGAGCGGGACTGCGACACCTTCAAGAATCTGCAGGCGATCCCCGTCACACGGAACCAGCTGATCTTCGCCAAGCTGGGTGTTTTGTATCTGTGGTCGGAACTCTACGCCCTCTGTTCGGGACTGGCCGTCACCCTTTTCTGCTTTGTGCTGGAACCGCGCACCCTCTACGATGTGCCGTTCAAGCTGGTCTGTTTCCTCCTTGCGGGAATCACCATGGCTACGGTCTCCCTGCCGGTCGTGGTGCTGGTAATCTACAGCAACCAGAGCTATCTGTTGTCGCTGCTGCTCTCCTTTTTGTATGCCGTCGTCAACTGGCTGCTGCTGATCCTCTTTGCCTCCCATGAGGCCCTTTCCCTCTGGCTGCCGCTGCTGAACGGGCTCATGTTCGTATCCCGGCTTCTGGCATGGCGAAAGGCGGCGCTGGGTCTGGCATCGCTGACGCCGCCGCCATCGGGCGCCTATCTGCGGGTGGTCCTCTACCTTTTGTTTATTTTTGGGGTCTGCGTCCTTTTGCTGGTACGCTTTTATAAGAAATGGTCGAGGTGA